A single genomic interval of Arthrobacter globiformis harbors:
- the dprA gene encoding DNA-processing protein DprA: MHNERLARAALSRLMEPQDVAGLALVHVAGAEDALRIATGQVSYGPRLEQDITGLLAEHSAVNSWGGLGAALKRWAPRIPDLAPERDVATMQRLGGRMIIPVDELWPRQLDDLGLHQPICLWWRGIELELPPAAKAVALVGSRDSTSYGASVTGDLAYSLAQRGFTVVSGGAYGIDAHAHRAALAGGSGAMPTIAVMAGGVDRFYPSGNEDLLRSVANQGAVLAEVPPGSAPTRYRFLQRNRLIAALASVTVVVEARWRSGALNTAHHAETLGRAVGAVPGSVHSANSAGCHRLLREGGAVCVTDAGEIAELASPSGQSLPDEKSGQSADHDGLTLEDLILLDALPLRSASSVEKLCSVAGLGAESVRAGLGRLALLGLAVSEKGGWKRTRQST; encoded by the coding sequence ATGCACAACGAGAGACTTGCCCGGGCCGCGCTGTCCAGGCTGATGGAGCCACAGGACGTGGCGGGGCTGGCCCTGGTGCATGTCGCCGGGGCCGAGGACGCCTTGCGGATCGCCACCGGCCAGGTCAGCTACGGGCCGCGGCTGGAACAGGACATCACCGGGTTGCTGGCAGAGCACAGTGCCGTGAATTCATGGGGCGGCCTCGGTGCGGCGCTGAAACGCTGGGCGCCGAGGATCCCCGACCTCGCCCCGGAGCGTGACGTGGCCACCATGCAGCGCCTGGGCGGCCGGATGATCATCCCGGTGGACGAGCTCTGGCCGCGGCAACTGGACGACCTTGGCCTGCACCAGCCGATTTGCCTTTGGTGGCGGGGCATCGAGCTCGAACTTCCCCCGGCAGCCAAGGCGGTGGCCCTGGTGGGCTCGCGGGACAGTACCAGCTACGGTGCGTCAGTCACCGGTGACCTTGCCTACTCGCTGGCGCAGCGGGGCTTTACTGTGGTGTCCGGCGGCGCGTACGGCATTGATGCCCACGCGCACCGGGCAGCCCTGGCTGGGGGCTCGGGTGCCATGCCGACCATCGCCGTGATGGCAGGCGGGGTGGACCGCTTCTATCCCTCAGGCAACGAGGATCTCCTGCGCTCTGTAGCCAACCAGGGTGCCGTGCTCGCCGAAGTACCGCCCGGTTCCGCACCCACCCGCTACCGGTTCCTTCAGCGGAACCGACTGATCGCTGCCCTTGCGTCCGTCACAGTTGTGGTGGAGGCCAGATGGCGGTCCGGAGCCCTGAATACCGCCCATCACGCGGAAACCCTGGGCCGTGCGGTCGGAGCTGTCCCCGGATCTGTCCACAGCGCCAACTCGGCCGGCTGTCACCGGCTCCTGCGCGAGGGCGGCGCTGTCTGTGTCACTGATGCCGGGGAGATCGCCGAGCTTGCGTCGCCCAGCGGCCAGTCCCTGCCTGATGAGAAGAGCGGGCAGTCCGCCGATCACGACGGCCTGACGCTCGAGGACCTGATCCTGCTGGACGCACTCCCGCTGCGGTCCGCCAGCTCAGTCGAAAAACTCTGCAGTGTCGCCGGACTGGGCGCCGAATCGGTGCGCGCGGGCCTTGGCAGGCTGGCGCTGCTGGGACTGGCCGTATCCGAGAAGGGAGGCTGGAAGCGCACCAGGCAATCAACATAG
- a CDS encoding YraN family protein — protein MKAKDLLGRRGEELAAEYLESLGMLIVERNWRCPDGEIDIVALDGDALVIAEVKTRRSLAYGHPFEAVGADKLARLHRLGSAWCRDHGLWLPLRRVDVVAVLDDGVGKPTVEHLREVL, from the coding sequence ATGAAAGCCAAGGACCTGCTGGGCCGGCGCGGGGAAGAGCTCGCGGCGGAATATCTGGAATCGCTGGGGATGCTGATCGTGGAGCGCAACTGGCGCTGCCCGGATGGTGAGATCGACATCGTTGCCCTGGACGGCGATGCCCTCGTCATTGCCGAAGTGAAGACGCGGCGTTCGCTCGCCTACGGTCACCCGTTTGAAGCAGTGGGAGCAGACAAGCTCGCTCGGCTGCACCGCCTGGGTTCGGCCTGGTGCCGGGACCACGGACTGTGGTTGCCGCTGCGCCGGGTGGACGTCGTCGCCGTGTTGGACGACGGCGTCGGCAAACCCACCGTTGAGCACCTCAGGGAGGTGCTGTGA
- a CDS encoding DUF2469 domain-containing protein produces the protein MSAEDLENYETDMELQLYREYRDVVGLFSYVVETERRFYLANHVDLQARSADGEVYFDLTLQDAWVWDVYRSARFVKSVRVITFKDVNVEELPRNEELALPKDVDLGN, from the coding sequence ATGAGTGCCGAAGACCTTGAGAACTATGAGACCGACATGGAGCTTCAGCTCTACCGGGAGTACCGCGACGTCGTGGGTCTTTTCAGCTATGTGGTCGAGACCGAGCGGCGCTTCTACCTGGCCAATCACGTGGACCTGCAGGCGCGCAGCGCCGACGGCGAGGTCTACTTCGACCTCACGCTCCAGGACGCCTGGGTCTGGGATGTGTACCGTTCAGCGCGGTTTGTGAAGAGCGTCCGGGTCATCACGTTCAAGGACGTCAACGTCGAGGAACTGCCGCGCAACGAGGAACTCGCGCTGCCCAAGGACGTCGACCTCGGCAACTGA
- a CDS encoding ribonuclease HII, which translates to MSVAPTLDYEKRFLPRGARFLAGVDEVGRGALAGPVSVGIAVVDLQNMELLADVRDSKLLKAADRERLDPLVRAWSVASAVGHATAHEIDELGIMGALRAAGNRAWFEILGAGITPDVVLLDGSHNWLSPAVQPSLFDEVVTDPGCDAPVHTLVKADMQCLSVAAASVLAKVERDQHMQQLHLEYPDFGWDVNKGYGTAAHREAIRTSGPSPYHRVSWNLLSE; encoded by the coding sequence ATGTCCGTTGCACCTACCCTTGACTACGAGAAGCGCTTCCTGCCCCGCGGGGCCCGGTTCCTGGCCGGCGTCGACGAAGTAGGCCGCGGCGCCCTCGCAGGGCCGGTGAGCGTGGGAATCGCCGTTGTGGACCTGCAGAACATGGAACTTCTCGCCGACGTCCGGGACAGCAAACTCCTCAAGGCGGCAGACCGCGAACGGCTCGACCCGCTGGTGCGGGCCTGGAGCGTCGCCTCGGCCGTCGGACATGCCACTGCGCACGAAATCGATGAGCTCGGCATTATGGGCGCCCTCCGGGCCGCCGGAAACAGGGCCTGGTTCGAGATCCTCGGCGCCGGCATCACGCCCGACGTCGTCCTTCTGGACGGCAGCCACAACTGGCTCTCACCCGCCGTCCAGCCCTCGCTGTTCGACGAAGTCGTCACCGACCCCGGCTGTGACGCGCCCGTCCACACCCTCGTCAAGGCCGACATGCAATGCCTCAGCGTCGCCGCCGCTAGCGTCCTGGCCAAGGTCGAGCGCGACCAGCACATGCAGCAACTCCACCTCGAGTACCCTGACTTCGGCTGGGACGTCAACAAGGGCTACGGCACGGCGGCGCACCGGGAAGCGATCCGCACCAGCGGCCCGAGCCCCTACCACCGGGTCAGCTGGAACCTGCTGTCCGAGTAG
- the lepB gene encoding signal peptidase I — protein MPETDPGSSEPRQTAAGPGRHAAHEPASEVPAPGGPGPGSPFPAGPRRQEKGGPRNPFLLWLKEIATVVVIAVVLSFLIKTFLFRAFYIPSESMVNTLDINDRIFVNLLVPEPFALERGDVVVFKDTKGWLPPTPQKADGPFSVVEDGLTFVGLLPDNSEQHLVKRVIGLPGDHVVCCDAGGKITVNGAGLDEAYVNPAEVPAVRTFDAVVPQGKVWVMGDNRNHSADSRAHTDTNGGFVDIADIEGKAAVIAWPMNRWAALNNYPDVFKNVPSAG, from the coding sequence ATGCCGGAAACAGATCCCGGGAGCTCCGAGCCGCGGCAGACTGCTGCGGGGCCGGGACGGCATGCCGCCCACGAGCCCGCCTCGGAAGTACCCGCTCCCGGCGGACCCGGACCCGGGTCACCTTTTCCTGCCGGCCCCCGCCGGCAGGAAAAGGGCGGTCCCCGCAACCCCTTCCTGCTGTGGCTGAAGGAAATCGCCACGGTTGTGGTGATCGCCGTCGTGCTGTCCTTCCTCATCAAAACCTTCCTGTTCCGGGCCTTCTACATTCCATCCGAGTCGATGGTGAACACGCTGGATATCAACGACCGCATCTTCGTGAACCTCCTCGTGCCTGAGCCGTTCGCCCTGGAGCGCGGCGACGTCGTTGTCTTCAAGGACACCAAGGGCTGGCTGCCGCCCACACCGCAAAAGGCCGACGGGCCGTTCAGCGTTGTGGAGGACGGGCTGACCTTCGTTGGCCTGCTGCCGGACAACTCCGAGCAGCACCTGGTTAAGCGGGTCATCGGGCTGCCTGGGGACCACGTCGTCTGCTGTGACGCCGGCGGGAAGATCACCGTCAACGGTGCCGGGCTGGACGAGGCGTACGTCAATCCGGCCGAAGTTCCCGCAGTGCGCACCTTCGACGCCGTCGTGCCCCAGGGCAAGGTCTGGGTGATGGGGGACAACCGCAACCATTCGGCGGACTCCCGTGCCCACACCGACACCAACGGAGGCTTCGTGGACATCGCCGACATCGAAGGCAAGGCAGCGGTCATCGCCTGGCCAATGAACCGCTGGGCGGCCCTGAACAACTATCCCGACGTCTTCAAGAATGTGCCGTCGGCAGGTTAG
- the lepB gene encoding signal peptidase I, whose product MDQTKRQPGRPGWRFALLAVVAAVLLSGLIRSLWLDVYYIPSASMEPLFGTGDRILVSRTAFQSEPIRRGDVVVFDGRGSFAPLNSGEGPLQQAAAAAGHWLGLTGSDTTYVKRVIGLPGDHVVCCDAGKRLTVNGQPLVEPYLHDGDAASTQKFDVTVPEGRLWLLGDHRSVSADSRSLLGAPGGGMVRSDRVIGRPVQILWPLDRFASVARPPLVANTTTKDGQ is encoded by the coding sequence ATGGACCAGACAAAACGCCAGCCAGGGAGACCGGGCTGGCGTTTTGCGTTGCTGGCCGTGGTTGCTGCCGTCCTGCTCAGCGGGCTGATCCGCTCCCTCTGGCTTGACGTCTATTACATCCCGTCCGCCTCGATGGAGCCGCTGTTCGGCACTGGTGACAGGATCCTGGTGTCCCGCACCGCCTTCCAGTCGGAACCGATCCGCCGCGGCGACGTCGTGGTGTTCGACGGCCGGGGCTCGTTCGCCCCGCTGAACAGCGGGGAGGGTCCGCTGCAGCAAGCGGCGGCTGCGGCAGGACACTGGCTGGGACTGACCGGCAGTGATACTACATACGTAAAGCGGGTCATCGGGCTTCCCGGCGACCATGTGGTCTGTTGCGACGCCGGCAAACGCCTCACAGTCAACGGTCAGCCGCTCGTGGAACCATACCTCCATGACGGTGATGCAGCGAGCACCCAGAAGTTCGACGTGACTGTTCCCGAGGGCCGGCTGTGGCTGCTCGGGGACCACCGCTCGGTGTCGGCGGACTCCCGCAGCCTGCTGGGGGCGCCCGGCGGTGGCATGGTGCGGTCGGACAGGGTAATCGGCAGGCCGGTACAGATACTCTGGCCGCTTGATAGATTTGCGTCAGTGGCGCGGCCGCCGTTGGTCGCCAATACAACAACAAAGGACGGACAGTAG
- the rplS gene encoding 50S ribosomal protein L19: MHILDSVDAASLRTDVPEFRAGDTIKVHVNIIEGKNSRVQVFQGFVLGRQGDGVRETFTVRKVSFGVGVERTFPVHSPIIEKIEVVTKGDVRRAKLYYMRALRGKAAKIKEKRDFSTAK, encoded by the coding sequence ATGCATATCCTCGATTCCGTAGATGCAGCTTCGCTGCGCACTGACGTTCCCGAGTTCCGCGCGGGTGACACCATCAAGGTTCACGTGAACATCATCGAAGGCAAGAACTCCCGTGTCCAGGTATTCCAGGGCTTCGTCCTGGGCCGCCAGGGTGACGGCGTTCGCGAGACCTTCACCGTCCGCAAGGTTTCCTTCGGTGTCGGCGTTGAGCGTACCTTCCCGGTGCATTCCCCGATCATCGAAAAGATCGAGGTTGTCACCAAGGGTGACGTCCGCCGCGCCAAGCTTTACTACATGCGTGCACTGCGCGGTAAGGCTGCGAAGATCAAGGAAAAGCGCGACTTCAGCACCGCCAAGTAA
- the trmD gene encoding tRNA (guanosine(37)-N1)-methyltransferase TrmD, with translation MRIDVVSIFPEYLAPLELSLIGKARQDGLLDLNVHDLRTFTTDRHRTVDDTPYGGGAGMVMKAEPWAQALESVAAARPAGAAKPVLIVPSPAGERFNQTLAYELAEEEQLVFACGRYEGIDERVIEWAEEHFTVRPVSLGDYVLNGGEVAVLAMVEAIGRLLPGVVGNPESLVEESHSDGLLEYPVYTKPSVWRDREVPAVLLSGNHGKIAQWRRHEQYRRTAERRPDLLQTFDAGTLPRADRTALADLGYDVVDGHLRRRPDA, from the coding sequence ATGAGAATCGACGTCGTCAGTATCTTTCCCGAGTACCTGGCACCGCTGGAGCTGTCGCTCATCGGCAAGGCCCGCCAGGACGGGTTGCTGGACTTGAACGTGCACGACCTCCGCACCTTCACCACCGACCGCCATCGCACCGTGGACGACACCCCTTACGGCGGCGGCGCCGGCATGGTGATGAAGGCCGAGCCGTGGGCCCAGGCGCTCGAATCCGTGGCGGCTGCCCGGCCGGCCGGTGCAGCCAAACCCGTGCTGATCGTCCCGTCCCCAGCGGGGGAGCGCTTCAACCAGACGCTGGCCTACGAGCTTGCCGAAGAGGAGCAACTGGTGTTCGCCTGCGGGCGGTACGAGGGCATTGATGAGCGCGTCATCGAATGGGCCGAGGAGCACTTCACGGTCCGCCCGGTCAGCCTCGGCGACTACGTCCTCAACGGCGGAGAAGTGGCTGTACTGGCCATGGTGGAAGCCATCGGCCGGCTGCTCCCCGGAGTGGTGGGAAATCCCGAGTCGCTCGTGGAGGAGTCGCATTCGGACGGCCTGCTTGAGTACCCGGTCTACACCAAGCCGTCGGTTTGGCGCGACCGGGAGGTCCCGGCCGTCCTGCTCAGCGGCAACCACGGCAAGATCGCGCAGTGGCGCCGGCACGAGCAGTACCGCAGGACGGCGGAACGCCGTCCTGACCTGCTGCAGACGTTCGACGCCGGGACCCTGCCCCGCGCGGACCGCACCGCTCTCGCGGACCTGGGGTACGACGTCGTCGACGGTCACCTCCGGCGGAGGCCGGACGCCTGA
- the rimM gene encoding ribosome maturation factor RimM (Essential for efficient processing of 16S rRNA), with translation MQLQVARIGKPHGIRGEVTVQVLTDAPEDRFVPGTEFVVEPASAGPLTVRSARWNKDILLLGFEEINTRNEAETLRGAKLFIETEGLDEDDDEGWYEHELVGLEARVGSRAVGKITALNTMPVQDLLVVETTDGKEILIPFVEQIVPEVNTEEGYVLLTPPAGLFEVNEESAEDPETRGSDSAEEEAEPEAKA, from the coding sequence ATGCAGCTTCAGGTGGCCCGTATCGGCAAGCCCCACGGAATCCGCGGCGAGGTGACAGTCCAGGTGCTCACCGACGCGCCCGAGGACCGGTTCGTCCCCGGCACCGAGTTTGTGGTGGAACCCGCCTCCGCCGGGCCGCTGACCGTGCGCAGTGCCCGCTGGAACAAGGACATCCTCCTGCTCGGCTTTGAAGAGATTAATACCCGGAACGAGGCCGAGACGCTCCGGGGCGCCAAGCTGTTCATCGAGACCGAAGGGCTCGACGAGGACGACGATGAGGGCTGGTACGAACACGAGCTCGTCGGCCTCGAGGCCCGCGTCGGCTCCCGGGCCGTGGGCAAAATCACCGCCCTGAACACCATGCCGGTGCAGGACCTGCTCGTCGTCGAAACGACCGACGGCAAGGAAATCCTCATCCCGTTCGTGGAACAGATCGTCCCCGAGGTGAACACCGAGGAGGGCTACGTCCTGCTCACCCCGCCGGCGGGCCTGTTCGAGGTCAACGAGGAGAGCGCGGAGGACCCGGAGACCAGGGGCTCGGACTCGGCTGAGGAAGAGGCCGAGCCGGAGGCCAAAGCGTAG
- a CDS encoding RNA-binding protein: protein MLAEALEHLVRGIVDSPEDVKVSAKNNRRGDTLEVRVHQEDLGRVIGRQGRTARALRTVVAALAEGEQVRVDVVDTDRRR, encoded by the coding sequence TTGCTGGCAGAAGCGCTCGAACACCTTGTCCGCGGCATTGTCGACTCCCCTGAGGATGTCAAAGTCAGTGCCAAGAACAACCGCCGCGGGGATACCCTCGAGGTGCGCGTTCACCAGGAAGACCTGGGACGGGTAATCGGACGCCAGGGCCGCACCGCGCGTGCACTGCGCACGGTCGTGGCGGCGCTGGCAGAAGGCGAGCAGGTCAGGGTCGACGTCGTCGACACCGACCGCCGCCGGTAA
- the rpsP gene encoding 30S ribosomal protein S16: protein MAVKIRLKRFGKMRAPYYRIVVADSRTKRDGRAIEEIGKYHPTEEPSYIEVNSERAQYWLSVGAQPSEQVAAILKITGDWQKFKGLPGQEGTLKTKADKEAFVAPEKGSVIIPEAITKKAKASEAPAEAEAETTEAE, encoded by the coding sequence GTGGCCGTAAAGATTCGCCTTAAGCGCTTCGGTAAGATGCGCGCACCGTACTACCGCATCGTTGTCGCCGATTCGCGCACCAAGCGTGATGGCCGTGCCATCGAAGAGATCGGCAAGTACCACCCCACCGAGGAGCCCTCATACATCGAGGTCAACTCCGAGCGTGCACAGTACTGGCTGTCCGTCGGCGCGCAGCCGTCGGAGCAGGTCGCCGCGATCCTGAAGATCACCGGTGACTGGCAGAAGTTCAAGGGTCTGCCGGGCCAGGAAGGCACCCTGAAGACCAAGGCCGACAAGGAAGCATTCGTTGCTCCGGAGAAGGGTTCCGTGATCATCCCGGAAGCCATCACCAAGAAGGCCAAGGCATCGGAAGCCCCCGCCGAGGCTGAAGCAGAGACCACCGAGGCTGAGTAA
- a CDS encoding VOC family protein, which translates to MTAAASSQDLLPADLTMGTVMLKVGDMKLMTDYYQRALGLDVVAEQDGGLYFGRLKTPLVHLAPAPGLNIPGRGEAGLFHTALLFEDQSSLAATIASAAQYEPQSFVGSADHLVSEAFYFTDPEGNGIELYWDRPREAWSWDGKNVVMDSLALPPQKYLQDHLTQQSVDGQRGTDAEVGHVHLQVGDVQSAHDFYVGTLGFEKTAGWHGQALFVSAGGYHHHMAMNVWNSRGAGPRRDTLGLGEVLIEVPSGDDVGALADRLRVAGVASHHTGAELRFEDPWRNRLRVAVR; encoded by the coding sequence ATGACAGCAGCAGCCAGCAGCCAGGACTTGCTTCCTGCCGACCTCACCATGGGCACCGTCATGCTCAAGGTGGGCGACATGAAGCTCATGACCGACTACTACCAGCGCGCCCTCGGCCTCGACGTCGTCGCCGAGCAGGACGGCGGCCTCTACTTCGGCCGGCTCAAGACGCCACTGGTGCACCTCGCTCCCGCTCCGGGCCTCAACATCCCCGGCCGCGGCGAGGCCGGCCTCTTCCACACGGCACTCCTGTTCGAGGACCAGTCCTCGCTGGCCGCCACCATTGCCAGCGCGGCCCAGTACGAGCCGCAGTCCTTCGTGGGCAGCGCCGACCACCTGGTGAGCGAGGCGTTCTATTTCACCGACCCGGAAGGCAACGGGATCGAACTCTACTGGGACCGCCCGCGCGAGGCGTGGTCCTGGGACGGCAAGAACGTGGTCATGGACAGCCTGGCGCTGCCGCCGCAGAAGTACCTGCAGGACCACCTCACGCAGCAGTCCGTGGATGGCCAGCGCGGCACCGACGCGGAGGTGGGGCACGTCCACCTGCAGGTGGGCGACGTCCAGTCGGCCCACGACTTCTACGTCGGGACTCTGGGGTTCGAAAAAACGGCGGGCTGGCACGGCCAGGCCCTCTTTGTGTCGGCCGGCGGCTACCACCACCACATGGCCATGAATGTCTGGAACAGCCGCGGCGCCGGCCCGCGCCGGGACACGCTGGGCCTGGGCGAGGTGCTCATTGAGGTGCCGTCCGGTGACGACGTCGGCGCGCTCGCCGACCGCCTCAGGGTCGCCGGAGTCGCATCGCACCACACCGGCGCCGAGCTCCGGTTCGAGGATCCGTGGCGCAACCGCCTCCGCGTCGCCGTGCGCTAA
- a CDS encoding amidohydrolase family protein — protein sequence MAHIIEFSGPVLTAADEERRGLWAVDGKLTFNSPGQRPDAVLDGWVLPGFVDAHCHIGLGPGGAVDDDVAYGQAVTDRNAGTLLVRDAGAASDTRWLQQRADTPRIIRAGRHVARSRRYLRNFAVEVEPEGLVEAVRKQAREGDGWVKLVGDWIDRTAGDLTPSFPAAAVRDAVRAAHDEGARVTAHCFGEDTLDEMLDAGIDCIEHATGLLPRHIPRFVEQQVPIVPTLINIATFPDIASQAEPKFPRYAEHMRALWTRRRERVLEAHEAGVEIYAGTDAGSVIRHGRIADEILELHAAGLPARAALDAACWRARRWLGAEGLAEGADADVVVCREDPRTVPETIRSLANVVLRGKIVH from the coding sequence ATGGCGCACATCATCGAATTCAGCGGACCCGTGCTCACTGCGGCGGATGAGGAACGCCGCGGGCTCTGGGCCGTGGACGGGAAGCTGACGTTCAATTCTCCGGGCCAGCGGCCGGACGCCGTCCTGGACGGCTGGGTCCTGCCCGGCTTCGTCGATGCCCACTGCCACATCGGGCTGGGCCCGGGCGGTGCCGTGGACGACGACGTGGCGTATGGCCAGGCCGTAACGGACCGCAACGCGGGCACGCTGCTGGTCCGGGACGCCGGAGCGGCCAGCGACACCCGGTGGCTGCAGCAGCGGGCCGACACGCCGCGGATCATCAGGGCCGGCCGGCATGTGGCCCGGTCCCGCCGGTACCTGAGGAATTTCGCGGTGGAAGTCGAGCCGGAGGGCCTCGTGGAGGCGGTGCGCAAGCAGGCGCGGGAGGGGGACGGCTGGGTCAAGCTGGTGGGGGACTGGATCGACCGGACCGCCGGCGACCTCACGCCGTCGTTCCCTGCCGCGGCCGTGCGGGACGCCGTCCGGGCCGCCCACGACGAGGGGGCCAGGGTCACGGCGCACTGCTTCGGCGAGGACACCCTGGACGAGATGCTGGACGCCGGCATCGACTGCATCGAGCACGCCACGGGCCTGCTGCCCCGGCACATTCCGCGGTTCGTCGAGCAGCAGGTGCCCATCGTGCCGACACTCATCAACATCGCCACCTTCCCGGACATCGCCAGCCAAGCAGAGCCGAAGTTCCCGCGGTATGCGGAGCACATGCGCGCACTGTGGACCCGCCGTCGCGAGCGCGTCCTGGAGGCCCACGAGGCCGGCGTCGAAATCTATGCGGGAACGGATGCCGGCAGCGTGATCCGCCACGGCCGCATCGCGGACGAAATCCTCGAACTTCACGCCGCCGGGCTCCCGGCACGTGCGGCGTTGGACGCGGCCTGCTGGCGTGCGCGCCGCTGGCTGGGGGCCGAGGGTCTGGCGGAAGGTGCGGACGCGGACGTGGTGGTGTGCCGGGAGGACCCACGCACCGTGCCGGAGACCATCCGCAGCCTCGCGAATGTGGTGCTCCGGGGAAAGATCGTGCATTAG
- the thiC gene encoding phosphomethylpyrimidine synthase ThiC, which translates to MSTQKSQLTPAQNGSATVTQSLKSHSLAYLEGDGLRVPVTEIALEPSPNGEQNDPLRVYRTAGPGSDPVVGLAPFRAEWIEARADTEPYDGRERNLLDDGKSAVRRGAASAEWKGARPVPRRAAEGKTVTQMHYARQGVITPEMRFVALRENCDVELVRSELAAGRAIIPTNINHPESEPMIIGKAFLVKINANIGNSAVTSSIAEEVDKLQWATQWGADTVMDLSTGDDIHTTREWLIRNSPVPIGTVPIYQALEKVNGEANALTWEIFRDTVIEQCEQGVDYMTIHAGVLLRYVPLTANRVTGIVSRGGSIMAGWCLAHHQENFLYTHFDELCEIFAKYDVAFSLGDGLRPGATADANDAAQFAELDTLAELTQRAWEYDVQVMVEGPGHIPFHLVRENVERQQELCKGAPFYTLGPLVTDVAPGYDHITSAIGATEIARYGTAMLCYVTPKEHLGLPNKDDVKTGVITYKIAAHAADLAKGHPGANERDDALSKARFEFRWRDQFALSLDPVTAEAFHDETLPAEPAKTAHFCSMCGPKFCSMRISQDIRNEYGSAEAQAALAEMAEGMREKSQEFLAAGGKVYLPELRLPESARN; encoded by the coding sequence TTGAGCACCCAGAAATCACAGCTGACCCCTGCCCAAAACGGTTCCGCCACCGTCACGCAGTCGCTGAAATCCCATTCACTGGCCTATCTGGAGGGCGACGGGCTACGGGTTCCGGTAACGGAAATCGCCTTGGAGCCTTCCCCGAACGGCGAGCAGAACGATCCGCTGCGCGTTTACCGCACGGCGGGTCCGGGCAGCGACCCGGTGGTGGGCCTCGCGCCGTTCCGAGCGGAGTGGATTGAGGCGCGGGCAGACACGGAGCCGTACGACGGACGTGAGCGCAACCTGCTCGACGACGGCAAATCGGCCGTGCGGCGCGGCGCGGCTTCCGCCGAATGGAAGGGCGCCAGGCCGGTGCCCCGCCGGGCGGCGGAAGGCAAGACCGTGACGCAGATGCACTATGCGCGGCAGGGCGTCATCACCCCCGAGATGCGCTTCGTGGCCCTCCGCGAGAACTGCGATGTGGAACTGGTCCGCAGCGAACTCGCCGCCGGACGGGCCATCATCCCCACGAACATCAACCACCCGGAATCCGAGCCGATGATCATTGGCAAGGCGTTCCTTGTGAAGATCAACGCCAACATCGGCAACTCGGCCGTCACCAGCTCCATCGCTGAGGAGGTGGACAAACTGCAGTGGGCCACCCAGTGGGGCGCGGACACTGTGATGGACCTGTCCACGGGCGACGACATCCACACCACCCGTGAGTGGCTCATCCGCAACTCCCCCGTCCCCATCGGGACGGTCCCGATCTACCAGGCCCTGGAAAAAGTGAATGGCGAAGCGAACGCCCTGACCTGGGAAATCTTCCGTGACACCGTCATTGAACAGTGCGAACAGGGTGTGGACTACATGACCATACACGCCGGCGTACTGCTGCGATACGTGCCACTCACGGCGAACCGTGTCACCGGCATCGTGTCCCGCGGCGGATCGATCATGGCCGGCTGGTGCCTTGCCCACCACCAGGAAAACTTCCTGTACACCCACTTCGACGAGCTCTGCGAAATCTTCGCGAAGTACGACGTCGCCTTCTCACTGGGCGACGGGCTGCGCCCGGGCGCGACGGCGGATGCCAACGACGCCGCGCAGTTCGCCGAACTGGACACCCTCGCTGAGCTGACCCAGAGGGCTTGGGAGTACGACGTCCAGGTCATGGTGGAAGGGCCGGGCCACATCCCGTTCCACCTGGTGCGTGAGAACGTTGAACGCCAGCAGGAGCTCTGCAAGGGTGCGCCCTTCTACACGCTGGGCCCGCTGGTGACGGACGTGGCTCCCGGCTACGACCACATCACCTCGGCCATCGGAGCCACGGAAATCGCCCGCTACGGCACGGCCATGCTGTGCTACGTCACGCCCAAGGAACACCTGGGCCTGCCCAACAAGGACGACGTGAAGACCGGCGTCATCACGTACAAGATCGCCGCCCACGCCGCCGACCTCGCCAAGGGGCACCCCGGCGCCAACGAGCGGGACGATGCGCTGTCCAAGGCCCGGTTCGAGTTCCGCTGGCGCGACCAGTTCGCGCTGTCGCTGGACCCGGTGACGGCCGAGGCTTTCCACGACGAGACACTGCCCGCGGAGCCTGCCAAGACCGCGCATTTCTGTTCGATGTGCGGCCCCAAGTTCTGCTCCATGCGGATCAGCCAGGACATCCGGAACGAGTACGGCTCCGCCGAAGCCCAGGCCGCCCTCGCCGAGATGGCGGAGGGCATGCGCGAGAAGAGCCAGGAGTTCCTCGCTGCGGGCGGAAAGGTGTACCTGCCGGAGCTGCGGCTTCCGGAGTCAGCCCGCAACTAA